The Salvia miltiorrhiza cultivar Shanhuang (shh) chromosome 1, IMPLAD_Smil_shh, whole genome shotgun sequence genome has a window encoding:
- the LOC131006713 gene encoding 40S ribosomal protein S25-like yields MAPKKDKAHPPSSKLAKSGGGKQKKKKKKKWSKGKQKEKVNNMVLFDKSTYEKLLTEAPKYKLITPSVLSGRLRISGSLARKAIRELMARGLIRRVSAHASQQIYTRATNT; encoded by the coding sequence ATGGCTCCCAAAAAGGATAAGGCTCATCCACCATCTTCCAAGCTGGCAAAATCCGGTGGCGgcaagcagaagaagaagaagaagaagaagtggaGCAAGGGAAAGCAAAAGGAGAAGGTGAACAACATGGTGTTGTTCGATAAGTCGACCTACGAAAAATTGCTCACTGAGGCACCTAAGTATAAACTTATCACTCCTTCTGTTCTCTCCGGTCGTCTCAGGATCAGTGGATCATTAGCAAGGAAAGCAATCAGGGAGCTGATGGCTAGAGGTTTGATCAGAAGGGTTTCGGCTCATGCAAGCCAACAGATATACACGAGGGCCACAAACACCTAA